The proteins below are encoded in one region of Pseudomonas entomophila L48:
- a CDS encoding sensor histidine kinase yields MEVLVVRSLFWRILASFWLAITLVAGLSILLGHMLNQDAWILSRHPGLNNLASHWAQHYEQEGLESSQRFLERRKQRYRIDVQVLDDSGDAVVPGTFPRRAAAFEARQHNDERRLPWRRLTEEYTSPTSGETYLLIYRIPHPELAAWHRESLIWPLSALGIALVVLTLFSLLVTLSITRPLSRLRGAVHDLGQASYQQNSLARLAVRRDEFGVLANDFNKMGARLQSLIGSQRQLLRDVSHELRSPLARLRIALALAERAEPEQRQALWPRLTRECDRLEDLISEILVLARVDAEQAHAEPVDLNALLGSVRKDAQLSAPEQEVKLEAQPGLVLQGWPTLIERALDNLLRNALRFNPAGQPIEIRASREQERIVLSVRDHGPGVAAEHLAQLGEPFFRAPGQDAPGHGLGLAIARKAAERHGGTLTVGNHPQGGFIATLEFPCKVRVG; encoded by the coding sequence ATGGAGGTGCTTGTCGTGCGTTCACTGTTCTGGCGCATCCTGGCCAGTTTCTGGCTGGCCATCACCCTGGTCGCCGGCCTGTCGATCCTGCTCGGCCACATGCTCAACCAGGATGCCTGGATCCTCAGCCGTCATCCGGGCCTGAACAACCTGGCCAGCCACTGGGCCCAGCACTATGAACAGGAAGGCCTGGAATCGTCCCAGCGCTTCCTGGAGCGGCGCAAGCAACGCTACCGGATCGACGTCCAGGTGCTCGACGACAGTGGTGACGCCGTGGTACCCGGCACCTTCCCGCGCCGCGCCGCCGCCTTCGAGGCACGCCAGCACAACGACGAGCGCCGCCTGCCCTGGCGTCGCCTGACCGAGGAATACACCAGCCCCACCAGCGGTGAGACCTACTTGCTGATCTACCGCATCCCCCATCCGGAGCTGGCCGCTTGGCATCGCGAAAGCCTGATCTGGCCGCTCAGCGCCCTGGGGATCGCCCTGGTGGTGCTGACCTTGTTCAGCCTGCTGGTCACCCTGTCGATCACCCGCCCGCTCAGCCGCCTGCGCGGCGCTGTGCACGACCTGGGGCAGGCCAGCTACCAGCAGAACAGCCTGGCCCGCCTGGCGGTGCGCCGTGACGAGTTCGGCGTGCTGGCCAACGACTTCAACAAGATGGGTGCCCGCCTGCAGAGCCTGATCGGCAGCCAGCGCCAGTTGCTGCGCGATGTCTCCCACGAACTGCGCTCACCGCTGGCGCGCCTGCGTATCGCCCTGGCCCTGGCCGAGCGCGCCGAGCCCGAGCAGCGCCAGGCCCTGTGGCCGCGCCTGACCCGAGAATGCGACCGCCTCGAGGACCTGATCAGTGAAATCCTCGTGCTGGCCCGGGTCGACGCCGAGCAGGCCCATGCCGAACCCGTGGATCTCAACGCCCTGCTGGGCAGCGTGCGCAAGGACGCCCAGCTCAGCGCGCCGGAGCAGGAGGTGAAGCTGGAGGCGCAGCCGGGGTTGGTCCTGCAAGGGTGGCCGACTTTGATCGAGCGGGCGCTGGACAACCTGCTGCGCAATGCCTTGCGGTTCAATCCGGCAGGTCAGCCGATCGAGATTCGCGCGAGCCGCGAGCAGGAACGGATCGTGTTGAGCGTGCGTGATCATGGGCCTGGGGTGGCGGCGGAGCACCTGGCGCAATTGGGGGAACCGTTTTTCCGCGCTCCGGGTCAGGATGCGCCGGGGCATGGATTGGGGTTGGCGATTGCGCGCAAGGCGGCGGAGCGACATGGAGGGACGCTGACGGTGGGGAATCACCCGCAGGGTGGTTTCATTGCGACACTCGAGTTTCCCTGCAAGGTCAGGGTTGGCTGA
- a CDS encoding response regulator transcription factor, whose amino-acid sequence MSELLLIDDDQELCELLGSWLTQEGFAVRACHDGQSARQALATQAPAAVVLDVMLPDGSGLELLKQLRSEHTDLPVLMLSARGEPLDRILGLELGADDYLAKPCDPRELTARLRAVLRRSHPSAPSSQVEVGDLAFSPVRGVVSIDGREMTLTLSESRILEALLRQPGEPLDKQELAQIGLGRKLTLYDRSLDMHVSNLRKKIGPHPDGRPRIVALRSRGYYYSL is encoded by the coding sequence ATGAGCGAGCTGTTACTGATTGATGATGACCAGGAACTGTGCGAGCTGCTCGGCAGCTGGCTGACCCAGGAAGGGTTTGCGGTACGTGCCTGCCACGATGGCCAGAGCGCGCGCCAGGCCCTGGCCACCCAAGCCCCGGCGGCGGTGGTGCTGGATGTCATGCTGCCTGATGGCAGCGGCCTGGAACTGCTCAAGCAGCTGCGCAGCGAACATACCGACTTGCCGGTGCTGATGCTTTCGGCCCGCGGCGAGCCGCTGGACCGCATCCTGGGCCTGGAACTGGGCGCCGACGACTACCTGGCCAAACCCTGCGACCCTCGCGAGCTCACCGCACGCCTGCGCGCGGTACTGCGCCGCAGCCACCCCAGCGCCCCCAGTAGCCAGGTCGAGGTCGGCGACCTGGCCTTCAGCCCGGTGCGCGGCGTGGTCAGCATCGACGGCCGCGAGATGACCCTCACGCTCTCCGAGAGCCGTATCCTCGAAGCCCTGCTGCGCCAGCCCGGCGAGCCGCTGGACAAGCAGGAACTGGCGCAGATCGGCCTGGGCCGCAAGCTCACGCTGTATGACCGCAGCCTGGACATGCACGTCAGCAACCTGCGCAAGAAGATCGGCCCTCACCCCGACGGCCGACCACGCATCGTCGCCCTGCGCAGCCGCGGCTACTACTACAGCCTCTGA
- a CDS encoding septation protein A, which yields MKQFIDFIPLLLFFIVYKLDPRPVEFAGHGFEFGGIYSATAMLIVSSVVVYGALFLRHGKLEKGQLLTLVACLVFGGLTLAFHSETFLKWKAPVVNWLFALAFAGSHFIGDRVLIKRIMGHALTLPETVWNRLNVAWIGFFLVCGAANLFVAFTFQDFWVDFKVFGSLGMTVIFLVAQGVYLSRHLHDADPSTSKPKD from the coding sequence GTGAAACAATTCATCGATTTCATCCCGCTGCTGCTGTTCTTCATCGTCTACAAACTGGACCCACGCCCGGTCGAATTCGCCGGCCACGGCTTCGAGTTCGGCGGGATCTACAGCGCCACCGCCATGCTGATCGTCAGCTCCGTGGTGGTCTACGGCGCGCTGTTCCTGCGCCATGGCAAGCTGGAAAAGGGCCAGTTGCTCACCCTGGTCGCCTGCCTGGTGTTCGGCGGCCTCACGCTGGCCTTCCACAGCGAAACCTTCCTCAAGTGGAAGGCGCCGGTGGTCAACTGGCTGTTCGCCCTGGCCTTCGCCGGCAGCCACTTCATCGGTGACCGGGTGCTGATCAAGCGCATCATGGGCCATGCCCTGACACTTCCCGAAACAGTCTGGAACCGCCTTAACGTGGCGTGGATCGGCTTCTTCCTGGTGTGCGGCGCCGCCAACCTGTTCGTCGCCTTCACCTTCCAGGACTTCTGGGTCGACTTCAAGGTATTCGGCAGCCTGGGCATGACCGTGATCTTCCTGGTGGCCCAGGGTGTCTACCTGTCGCGCCACCTGCACGATGCCGACCCCTCCACCTCCAAACCCAAGGACTGA
- a CDS encoding L-threonylcarbamoyladenylate synthase produces MSQFFQIHAENPQARLIKQAVEIIRKGGVVVYPTDSAYAMGCQIGDKNAIERVRRLRQLDKNHNFTLLCCDLSQMGTFAKIDTATFRLLKAHIPGPYTFILNATREVPRLLMHEKRRTIGLRVPSNPIVLALLEELGEPLMSVSLILPGDEEPMTDPYEIRQRLEHHVDLIIDGGFGDLKASTVIDLSGDEPALIREGCGDPTPFLANA; encoded by the coding sequence GTGAGCCAATTTTTCCAGATTCATGCGGAAAACCCGCAGGCGCGCCTGATCAAGCAGGCGGTCGAGATCATCCGCAAGGGTGGGGTCGTGGTCTACCCGACCGACTCGGCCTATGCGATGGGCTGCCAGATCGGCGACAAGAACGCCATCGAGCGCGTCCGCCGCCTGCGCCAGCTGGACAAGAACCACAATTTCACCCTGCTGTGCTGCGACCTCTCGCAGATGGGCACCTTCGCCAAGATCGACACTGCGACCTTCCGTCTGCTCAAGGCGCACATTCCAGGCCCCTACACCTTCATCCTCAATGCCACCCGTGAAGTGCCGCGCCTGCTGATGCACGAAAAACGCCGCACCATTGGCCTGCGCGTACCCTCCAACCCCATCGTCCTGGCCTTGCTCGAAGAGCTCGGTGAGCCCTTGATGAGCGTGAGCCTGATCCTGCCGGGCGATGAAGAGCCGATGACCGACCCTTACGAGATCCGTCAGCGCCTGGAGCATCACGTCGACCTGATCATCGATGGCGGCTTCGGTGACCTCAAGGCATCCACTGTCATCGACCTGTCCGGCGACGAACCTGCGTTGATTCGCGAAGGTTGCGGCGACCCCACGCCGTTCCTGGCCAACGCGTGA
- a CDS encoding PHP domain-containing protein, translating into MNVDLHCHSTASDGALSPTALVARAHEHGVRTLSLTDHDTLEGLPEARQACAEQGMQWVSGVELSCTWGGATIHVLGYDFPLDAPPLLEAIDNLHRGRWLRAEEIDRKLAAKGMPGALDGARAVQQELGDSGNAPARPHFAEFLVRAGFVKDRGEAFRKWLGAGKLGDVKLHWPTLEETVATLRQSNAWVSLAHPMHYELTRSKRRRLIADYIQAGGQALEVVNGMMPPEQVGTMSILTREFGLLASAGSDFHGPGTWGEIGAYRPLPEDLPPLWRRFRHEQPMAV; encoded by the coding sequence ATGAATGTTGATCTGCACTGTCACAGCACGGCCTCCGACGGCGCCCTGTCGCCCACGGCGCTGGTCGCCCGGGCCCACGAGCATGGGGTGCGGACACTCTCGCTCACCGACCACGACACCCTCGAAGGCCTGCCCGAGGCGCGCCAGGCGTGCGCCGAACAAGGCATGCAGTGGGTCAGCGGCGTCGAGTTGTCGTGCACCTGGGGCGGCGCGACCATTCATGTGCTGGGCTATGATTTCCCGTTGGATGCGCCACCCCTGCTCGAAGCCATCGACAACCTGCACCGTGGCCGCTGGCTGCGCGCCGAGGAGATCGATCGCAAGCTGGCGGCCAAGGGCATGCCCGGCGCGCTCGACGGCGCGCGGGCCGTGCAGCAGGAGCTGGGCGACAGCGGCAACGCCCCGGCGCGTCCGCATTTCGCCGAATTCCTTGTGCGCGCCGGCTTCGTCAAGGACCGTGGCGAGGCCTTCCGCAAGTGGCTGGGGGCCGGCAAGCTGGGCGACGTCAAGCTGCACTGGCCGACGCTGGAGGAAACTGTCGCCACGCTACGCCAGTCCAATGCCTGGGTGAGCCTGGCCCATCCCATGCATTACGAACTGACACGCAGCAAGCGCAGACGGCTGATTGCCGACTATATTCAGGCAGGCGGGCAGGCACTGGAAGTGGTCAATGGGATGATGCCGCCCGAGCAGGTGGGGACGATGTCCATCCTCACCCGTGAGTTCGGCCTGCTGGCGAGCGCCGGCAGTGACTTCCATGGCCCTGGCACCTGGGGCGAGATCGGTGCCTACCGGCCCTTGCCCGAGGACCTGCCACCCCTGTGGCGCCGATTCCGACATGAACAGCCTATGGCGGTATGA
- a CDS encoding YciI family protein, giving the protein MLYAIIASDVENSLEKRLAARPAHIERLQQLKAEGRVVLAGPHPAIDSNDPGAAGFSGSLIVAEFDSLAAAQAWADQDPYIAAGVYDKVVVKPFKQVLP; this is encoded by the coding sequence ATGCTCTACGCCATCATCGCCAGCGACGTCGAAAATTCCCTGGAAAAGCGCCTGGCCGCCCGCCCCGCCCACATCGAGCGCCTGCAACAGCTCAAGGCCGAAGGCCGCGTGGTGCTAGCCGGCCCGCACCCGGCCATCGACAGCAACGACCCGGGCGCAGCGGGTTTCAGCGGCAGCCTGATCGTCGCCGAGTTCGACTCGCTGGCCGCCGCCCAGGCCTGGGCCGACCAGGACCCGTACATCGCCGCGGGTGTCTACGACAAGGTCGTGGTCAAGCCGTTCAAGCAAGTCCTGCCTTAA
- a CDS encoding translation initiation factor 2, protein MRQGPMSLLLCLSLLSPLAVAEQPLSLEAGARITELQQRLEESEQQRNALNQQLQSQDSTRESAQLTRLRQDNQRLKQTIKELQAGANLPQRLLTDQQQWFLIGSVVALLSAVCGILASGGHRRRRQWLN, encoded by the coding sequence ATGCGTCAAGGTCCAATGTCCCTGCTGCTTTGCCTGTCACTGCTGTCCCCTCTCGCCGTGGCCGAGCAGCCGCTGTCGCTGGAAGCCGGGGCGCGGATCACCGAGCTGCAGCAGCGCCTGGAAGAAAGCGAGCAGCAACGCAATGCGTTGAACCAGCAGCTGCAGAGCCAGGACAGCACGCGCGAAAGCGCCCAACTGACCCGCCTGCGCCAGGACAACCAGCGCCTGAAACAGACCATCAAGGAATTGCAGGCCGGCGCCAACCTGCCCCAACGCCTGCTCACCGACCAGCAGCAATGGTTCCTGATCGGTTCGGTCGTTGCACTGTTGTCGGCAGTCTGCGGTATCTTAGCCAGCGGCGGACACAGAAGACGCCGTCAATGGTTGAATTGA
- a CDS encoding Spy/CpxP family protein refolding chaperone, translating to MRKTLIALMFAAALPTVAMAMPEGGPRHDGPHHRGDAPFAQLDLSRDQRQQIGKLMGEQMQQRRDITERYINKLPAADQKAMKDEIKASHDKTEGQIRALLKPDQQKKFDELQKERAARKAEWQEFQAWKAEKATKAQ from the coding sequence ATGCGCAAGACCCTTATCGCCCTGATGTTCGCCGCCGCCCTGCCGACCGTGGCCATGGCCATGCCTGAAGGCGGCCCGCGTCACGACGGCCCGCATCATCGCGGTGACGCGCCTTTCGCCCAACTGGACCTGAGCCGCGACCAACGCCAGCAGATCGGCAAGCTGATGGGCGAGCAGATGCAACAGCGTCGCGACATCACCGAGCGCTACATCAACAAGCTGCCCGCCGCCGACCAGAAGGCCATGAAGGACGAGATCAAGGCCAGCCACGACAAGACCGAAGGCCAGATCCGCGCCCTGCTCAAGCCCGACCAGCAGAAGAAGTTCGACGAACTGCAGAAGGAGCGCGCCGCGCGCAAGGCCGAATGGCAGGAGTTCCAGGCCTGGAAAGCTGAAAAAGCCACCAAGGCCCAGTAA
- a CDS encoding NAD(P)H nitroreductase — MEALDALLNRVSVPRLTDPAPNAAQREALFQAALRAPDHGQLRPWRFLTIEGQGREKLGELFAEAVQAKGDATQAALDKARAMPLRAPLLIVVVARLQDHFKVPKIEQRLAAGCAAHGILIAAHAQGIGAVWRTGDMAFDAHVHKGLGLEANEEVIGYLYVGTPMGEPRTAPILETAQYVSAWGE, encoded by the coding sequence ACGCATTGCTCAACCGTGTTTCCGTCCCGCGCCTGACCGACCCCGCGCCCAACGCTGCCCAGCGCGAGGCGCTGTTCCAGGCCGCGTTGCGCGCACCGGACCATGGCCAGCTGCGTCCCTGGCGCTTCCTGACCATCGAAGGCCAGGGCCGCGAGAAGCTCGGCGAGCTGTTCGCCGAAGCGGTGCAGGCCAAGGGCGATGCCACCCAGGCCGCGCTGGACAAGGCCCGGGCGATGCCGTTGCGCGCGCCGTTGCTGATCGTGGTGGTCGCTCGCTTGCAGGACCATTTCAAGGTGCCGAAGATCGAACAGCGTCTGGCCGCCGGCTGCGCTGCCCATGGCATTCTGATCGCGGCTCATGCTCAAGGCATCGGTGCGGTATGGCGCACCGGCGACATGGCTTTCGATGCCCATGTGCACAAGGGGCTGGGGCTGGAGGCGAACGAGGAAGTGATCGGTTACCTGTATGTCGGTACGCCGATGGGGGAGCCGCGCACGGCGCCGATCCTGGAGACCGCCCAGTACGTCAGCGCCTGGGGCGAATGA